In the genome of Nymphaea colorata isolate Beijing-Zhang1983 chromosome 9, ASM883128v2, whole genome shotgun sequence, one region contains:
- the LOC116260940 gene encoding cytochrome P450 94A2-like, whose product MYSSAFLLFVIVIVISAFGLRFHAPSRSAGGRRTNAMLRTYPLVGDLPGFIRNRHRFLEWSTEVLAASPTLTVEMVRPVGFRGITTADPRNVEHILRNNFTNYPKGEEFAEMLRDFLGDGIFNADGETWKGQRKTASFEFNTRSLRNFVINTVREEIRGRLAPLLARACVEGRALDLQDVLERFAFDNVCRVAFGEDPACLRQVSPENSAELPAEGKVNDVPCSISEHASLKNRTDGISKEDGREDEDNSQFSLENQKPTATDGHEEPITQQEEFPKQYSREDGGTMMESHSSDDRLLESRPFGQLAPERNRKGGHSKASQSEILSFPTNISRENRGSKMTLLEDTISCGSRPESVPPATPVASLESKPAPEPTSSGGEQDHHLLNKVLPENKFARAFEDAAMLSAGRFLHAFSFLWKIKRHLNLGSERRLRDSIALVHGFATKIIRSRRVEMSVSSCVDSPRADLLSRFVSDETLSESYLRDIVVSFILAGRDTTSSALTWFFWLLSRRPDIERKILGELATARHIRRQISGIHDVENDEIFGFDELRDMHYLQAAISESMRLYPPVPVDTKHCLSDDVLPDGSSVRKGWFVAYNSYAMGRMREIWGDDCLEFRPERWLSPEGLFRPENPFRYPVFHAGPRVCLGREMAYIQMKSVAAFLIERYEVEVLRRDAGPPPYALSLTLRMNGGLPVRLRPRPVLCA is encoded by the coding sequence atGTATTCATCTGCCTTCCTCTTGTTCGTGATAGTGATCGTCATCTCCGCCTTTGGGCTGCGCTTCCACGCCCCTTCTCGCTCGGCCGGTGGGAGGAGAACAAATGCCATGCTGAGAACGTATCCCCTGGTGGGCGACCTGCCGGGGTTCATCCGCAACCGCCACCGCTTCCTGGAGTGGTCGACGGAGGTCCTGGCAGCCAGCCCCACCCTCACGGTTGAGATGGTCCGGCCCGTAGGCTTCCGGGGGATAACGACGGCCGACCCGCGAAATGTCGAGCACATCCTCCGCAACAACTTCACTAACTACCCCAAGGGCGAAGAGTTCGCGGAAATGCTCCGCGACTTCCTTGGCGACGGCATCTTCAACGCCGATGGTGAGACGTGGAAGGGCCAGCGGAAGACGGCCAGCTTCGAGTTCAATACGCGCTCGCTCCGCAACTTCGTCATCAACACCGTCCGCGAGGAGATACGCGGTCGGCTCGCGCCGCTTCTAGCCAGGGCATGTGTAGAGGGCAGGGCCCTCGACCTGCAGGACGTCCTTGAGCGCTTCGCTTTCGACAACGTCTGCCGTGTCGCCTTCGGCGAGGACCCGGCCTGCCTCAGGCAGGTCTCGCCGGAAAACTCAGCCGAATTGCCGGCAGAAGGGAAAGTAAATGATGTGCCTTGTTCAATTTCCGAGCACGCGAGTTTGAAGAATCGAACCGACGGGATTTCGAAAGAGGACGGGCGGGAAGACGAGGACAACTCCCAGTTTTCATTGGAAAATCAGAAGCCCACAGCAACCGATGGTCACGAGGAACCAATCACCCAACAGGAGGAATTTCCGAAGCAATATTCGCGTGAAGACGGTGGAACGATGATGGAAAGCCATTCATCAGACGATCGCCTGCTGGAGTCTAGGCCTTTCGGCCAGCTTGCGCCAGAACGGAACAGAAAGGGGGGACACTCTAAAGCATCTCAATCGGAGATCCTCAGCTTCCCGACAAATATTTCGCGGGAAAACAGGGGTTCAAAAATGACATTGCTGGAGGACACGATCTCCTGCGGATCTCGACCGGAATCCGTGCCTCCAGCTACACCGGTCGCATCACTCGAAAGCAAACCAGCGCCGGAACCCACATCCTCCGGAGGTGAACAAGACCACCACCTCCTGAACAAGGTCCTTCCAGAGAACAAGTTCGCTCGAGCATTTGAGGACGCGGCGATGCTGAGCGCCGGCCGCTTCCTCCACGCCTTCTCCTTCCTGTGGAAGATAAAGCGGCACCTCAACCTTGGCTCTGAACGCCGACTCCGCGATTCGATCGCGCTCGTCCACGGCTTCGCGACGAAGATAATCCGGTCACGGAGGGTCGAGATGTCGGTCTCCTCCTGTGTTGATTCGCCTAGGGCAGACCTTCTCTCCCGCTTCGTCTCCGACGAGACCCTATCGGAGTCCTACCTTAGGGACATCGTCGTGAGCTTCATCCTCGCCGGACGCGACACCACCTCCTCCGCCCTCACGTGGTTCTTCTGGTTGCTCTCCCGCCGACCGGACATTGAGCGCAAGATCCTCGGAGAACTCGCCACCGCCCGGCATATCCGACGTCAGATCTCCGGCATCCACGACGTGGAAAACGACGAGATATTTGGGTTTGATGAGCTCCGGGACATGCACTACCTGCAGGCAGCGATCTCGGAGTCCATGCGATTGTACCCGCCCGTGCCGGTCGACACGAAGCACTGCCTCAGCGACGACGTGCTGCCAGACGGGAGCTCCGTCCGGAAGGGGTGGTTCGTAGCGTACAACTCGTACGCCATGGGTCGGATGCGGGAGATCTGGGGCGACGACTGCCTGGAGTTCCGGCCGGAGAGGTGGCTCTCTCCGGAGGGATTATTCAGGCCGGAGAACCCGTTCCGGTACCCTGTCTTCCACGCCGGGCCAAGGGTCTGCCTGGGCCGCGAGATGGCCTACATCCAGATGAAATCCGTGGCCGCCTTCCTGATCGAGCGCTACGAGGTCGAGGTTCTCCGCCGCGACGCAGGCCCTCCGCCTTATGCCCTCTCGCTGACGCTCCGCATGAACGGCGGCCTGCCCGTTCGCCTCCGTCCTAGGCCAGTCCTCTGCGCATGA